From Andrena cerasifolii isolate SP2316 chromosome 12, iyAndCera1_principal, whole genome shotgun sequence, a single genomic window includes:
- the Ninab gene encoding neither inactivation nor afterpotential B isoform X2: protein MSELKQSTSTVLDHRIASLFPLSEVQDCSKIDDGGKEEGGNYFPNCDSNVWMRSCEKEVIEPISGKITGKIPCWLKGTLLRNGPGSLKVGEYSFNHLFDSSAMLHRFAIANGDVTYQCRFVQTDVYKKNTAAQRIVVTEFGTKAVPDPCNNIFQRVAAVFKPGDDSDNSMISVYPFGDEYYTFTESAVIHRIDPETLETKAKVNVSDYVGIVNHTSHPHVMNDSTVYNMGMSVTSRGPMYNVVCFSPSRIIIDDSGEEKELSMFDQATIVASVPSRWMLNPSYMHTFGITENYFIIIEQPLAVSLTTIISCKVKQEPMRAALKWHENENTLIHLVSRETGLLERTFVAEAFFYLHIINQFETRDREYVVLDICCYRDAKMLDCLFVDAMKNLHENPDYAKMFRGRPLRFVMPMKRPKPDLPLEYNLITAKTVNQGLESFQDVNESCESGDGKSDGSTNGDPSKTSKDNKSDYRNTLRRRAAAHRLPDGNIFVKPELLCDLGCETPRLNYDSYLGREYRYFYAISSDVDLDNPGTIIKVDVLKKTRKTWCEKNVYPSEPIFVPDPNGKAKDDGVVLSAIVWSTKETQVGLLILDGATLTEIARATFDTPGPVPKCLHGWFTLDK, encoded by the exons CTCTGGCAAGATCACCGGCAAGATACCCTGTTGGTTGAAGGGCACTCTGTTGAGGAATGGACCTGGAAGCTTGAAGGTCGGGGAGTATAGCTTCAACCACCTGTTCGACAGCTCAGCTATGCTGCATCG ATTCGCCATCGCCAATGGGGACGTGACTTATCAGTGCAGATTCGTGCAGACGGACGTATACAAGAAGAACACCGCTGCCCAGAGGATAGTGGTTACCGAGTTCGGCACGAAAGCAGTCCCAGATCCTTGCAATAACATCTTTCAGAG GGTCGCAGCAGTCTTCAAGCCTGGCGACGACTCCGATAATTCCATGATATCTGTCTACCCCTTCGGCGACGAGTATTACACGTTCACGGAGTCGGCGGTGATTCATCGTATCGATCCGGAAACTTTGGAAACTAAAGCCAAG GTGAACGTGTCTGACTACGTTGGAATCGTGAACCACACGTCCCATCCTCATGTAATGAACGACAGCACAGTGTACAACATGGGGATGAGCGTGACGTCGCGTGGACCCATGTACAACGTCGTCTGTTTCTCGCCCAGTCGCATCATCATCG ATGATTCAGGGGAGGAGAAGGAACTGTCCATGTTCGACCAAGCCACCATCGTCGCCAGCGTTCCATCCAGGTGGATGTTGAATCCCTCCTACATGCACACCTTCGGCATCACCGAGAACTACTTCATAATCATCGAGCAGCCTCTAGCTGTCTCCCTGACtaccataatatcctgcaaagTGAAGCAGGAGCCGATGCGCGCTGCCTTAAAATGGCACGAGAACGAAAAC ACTCTTATACACCTGGTCTCGAGAGAGACAGGCCTGCTGGAGAGGACGTTCGTCGCTGAAGCATTCTTCTACCTCCACATCATTAATCAGTTCGAGACACGCGATCGCGAGTACGTGGTTCTGGACATCTGTTGCTACCGGGACGCGAAAATGTTGGACTGCCTCTTTGTGGACGCGATGAAG AATTTGCACGAGAACCCTGACTACGcaaagatgtttcgaggcaggcCTCTGCGGTTCGTGATGCCCATGAAACGTCCAAAGCCAGACTTGCCATTGGAGTACAATTTGATCACCGCGAAAACGGTGAACCAGGGTCTAGAGTCGTTTCAAGATGTAAATGAATCCTGCGAAAGTGGAGACGGTAAATCAGACGGTTCAACAAACGGAGACCCATCGAAGACCAGCAAGGATAACAAGAGCGACTACAGAAATACTCTTCGGAGAAGAGCAGCTGCCCACAGGCTTCCCGATGGCAACATCTTTGTGAAACCAGAGCTCCTCTGCGACCTAGGCTGCGAGACACCGCGACTCAATTACGATTCCTATCTTGGGAGAGAGTATCGCTATTTCTACGCCATCTCCAGCGACGTGGACTTGGATAATCCCGGAACG ATCATCAAGGTGGACGTGTTGAAGAAGACTAGAAAGACCTGGTGCGAGAAGAACGTGTACCCCAGCGAGCCAATCTTCGTGCCAGATCCTAACGGGAAGGCAA AAGATGACGGCGTGGTTCTGAGTGCCATCGTATGGTCGACCAAGGAGACGCAGGTGGGTCTGCTGATTCTGGACGGCGCGACTCTGACGGAAATCGCGAGGGCCACCTTCGACACCCCTGGCCCGGTGCCAAAGTGCTTACATGGCTGGTTTACCTTGGACAAGTAG